One window of Nymphaea colorata isolate Beijing-Zhang1983 chromosome 1, ASM883128v2, whole genome shotgun sequence genomic DNA carries:
- the LOC116245882 gene encoding MMS19 nucleotide excision repair protein homolog produces MAAEGEVFGEMASPSEWIPHVHAFVDLSLSQDHHDACLGKIVSFIKTDMLTLEILVKEMEMYLTTSDAVTRARGILLLAQVLVSLVSKPIDVAAVHSLIDFFTSRLADWQAIHGALIGCVALLRRYSAVGMVSTCDARNLAQSFLVNLQVQALAQADRKLCFELLECLLSAHPDALRPLGDDLVYGVCEAIDEEKDPWCLLHCFRIVELLVDLFPDPSGPLASFSKDIFEILGRYFPIYFTHAKDDTLDVKREDLSRALMNALSSTPLFEPFCIPLLLEKLTSSLQIAKIDALKYLSHCVIQYGSDRMSNHAKAIWLSLKDIIFTFSSSQEPVTSSTLELLENQSKENEVMKEALMCWANCVLVCDGSNEVFLPLMMQDSDVVMIFSSITGDYCWAHMSTECKKRLNALGSLVYVAAKVSSTCCTKVIESFFPRLMDLLGISSRDVPLDSVPEVNNSLSIKLNSGALFLCIELLTACRNLAVDLVSRDVSSQCVPSQHGWFHLLQNFAEPLVLGLRFALSSAESTIIKNQAIEGTDGICVVRCLQILATFPGCFSPLPEAVFGDILRSFILVIADSCREKALWKHSLKNLVQIGSSIEKFGDPKRCISYKNIVVERSLSWPMHESSVPLSVKLEVLFDIGTTRVDFAVRILEGLKEILSSNLIEALVKGNHVCAKIATSVLNCLSIRLLPWISTCGMAQLVSANLRTYTNSVVQIRELPCSELWSFMTLLSACSPLSSMTCVDESLILPENLCKQNSCKSFREPSLISWFFDQDAGKESKDEAFLLLSESLWLYLSTILEINLGLQEHGLFDALMLMMRLAVSYCTEEHQTLIVMKGYQILMAKTSFLHRDSCFFSASASEDIIRRTTASYFSLFDKWLVSLLASVVIALRPRVILPDVWMLLKIFTVAVITGLEAAAQALGSMVNKWPTALDTDIVGACTLEDALDFILKIVCDSSRWNNQSVKCVSLANIQKNITHINIDGGCFVDTHAVVGIAWITKGLVMRGHEKVKNMATFLLECLLSSGRVKHLTVQIDNGSFKDKSVESFEDKSFEASISAADAFQLISSDSEVSLNKIFHASIRPLYKQRFYASMMPLISHNIAESDFSVTRSLLYRALGHIICNAPLVAVLSESKKIVPLLLDGLSTLSEEQLNKNLIYSLLLVLSGILVDEIGKEAVLDNMASIINNLVQLVSFPHMMVVRETAIQCLIAISGLPQVQIFPYGRQVLKAIRRALDDQKRSVRQEAVRCHHAWASITSKVV; encoded by the exons GCAGATTGGCAGGCTATACATGGTGCACTTATTGGTTGTGTGGCACTTTTACGAAGATATAGTGCTGTTGGAATGGTTTCAACGTGTGATGCAAGAAATCTTGCACAATCTTTTCTGGTGAATCTTCAGGTTCAAGCTCTAGCACAAGCGGACCGTAAG CTATGCTTTGAACTTCTTGAGTGCCTTCTGTCTGCACATCCTGATGCGCTCAGGCCACTG GGTGATGACCTTGTTTATGGAGTATGTGAAGCAATTGATGAAGAGAAAGATCCTTGGTGCCTATTGCATTGCTTTCGCATTGTGGAGCTTCTGGTGGATCTGTTTCCTGATCCATCTGGTCCTCTAGCAAGCTTTTCCAaggatatttttgaaatattgggCCGCTATTTTCCTATCTATTTTACACAT GCAAAAGATGATACACTTGATGTGAAAAGAGAGGATCTTTCAAGGGCTCTTATG AATGCATTATCCTCTACTCCTCTTTTTGAGCCATTCTGCATTCCACTGCTTCTTGAGAAGCTTACTTCATCATTACAAATAGCTAAG ATTGACGCTTTGAAGTATCTTAGCCACTGTGTGATACAATATGGGTCGGATAGGATGTCAAACCATGCCAAAGCTATTTGGTTATCCTTGAAAGACATAATCTttacattttcatcatcacaaGAACCAGTAACCTCATCTACTTTGGAGCTGCTGGAGAACCAATCCAAGGAGAATGAAGTTATGAAAGAAGCTCTTATGTGCTGGGCAAACTGTGTTCTGGTATGTGATGGGTCAAATGAGGTCTTCCTTCCTCTAATGATGCAGGACAGTGACGTGGTGATGATATTCAGTTCCATAACTGGGGATTATTGCTGGGCACACATGTCAACAGAATGCAAAAAGAGGTTAAATGCACTTGGTAGTCTTGTATATGTGGCTGCAAAAGTTTCATCTACTTGCTGCACCAAGGTTATTGAAAGTTTTTTTCCACGCTTAATGGATTTACTGGGTATTTCTTCAAGAGATGTTCCTTTGGATTCAGTTCCAGAGGTGAACAACTCACTTTCCATTAAGTTGAACTCTGGAGCTCTTTTCCTATGCATTGAACTTCTTACTGCATGTAGGAATTTGGCTGTAGATTTGGTTTCTCGAGATGTTTCTTCCCAATGTGTTCCTTCTCAACATGGTTGGTTCcatttgcttcaaaattttgctGAACCTTTGGTACTTGGTCTTAGATTTGCTTTATCATCAGCTGAAAGCACTATTATTAAGAATCAGGCCATTGAGGGGACAGATGGAATATGTGTAG tGAGATGTTTGCAGATATTGGCAACGTTTCCAGGTTGTTTTTCACCACTCCCTGAAGCTGTGTTTGGGGATATTCTGAGGAGCTTTATTTTGGTCATAGCTGACAGCTGCAGAGAGAAAGCCTTATGGAAACATTCTTTGAAAAATCTGGTGCAAATTGGTTCATCAATTGAGAAATTTGGTGACCCAAAAAGATGCATAAGCTACAAAAATATTGTTGTCGAGAGGTCTCTATCATGGCCCATGCATGAATCTTCTGTACCTCTGTCAGTGAAGCTGGAGGTTCTGTTTGACATTGGCACCACGAGGGTTGATTTTGCTGTGAGAATACTTGAAGGACTGAAGGAGATTCTTTCTAGTAATCTGATTGAGGCTTTG GTTAAAGGGAATCACGTTTGTGCAAAAATAGCAACTAGCGTGTTAAACTGCTTGTCAATTCGGTTGCTTCCATG GATTTCTACCTGTGGAATGGCACAATTGGTTTCAGCAAATCTAAGGACATATACAAATAGTGTTGTTCAAATCAGAGAGCTGCCATGCA GTGAACTTTGGAGCTTTATGACCTTATTATCGGCTTGTTCCCCCTTATCAAGCATGACTTGTGTTGATGAAAGTTTGATATTACCTGAAAATCTTTGCAAGCAGAACAGT TGCAAAAGTTTTCGGGAACCTTCTCTAATTTCTTGGTTTTTCGACCAGGATGCAGGAAAAGAAAGTAAAGATGAAGCTTTTCTGCTCCTCTCTGAAAGCTTGTGGCTTTATTTATCTACTATTCTGGAGATCAATCTAGGCCTTCAAGAACAT GGTCTTTTTGATGCATTGATGTTAATGATGCGACTGGCTGTTTCATACTGCACTGAAGAGCACCAAACCTTGATTGTCATGAAAGGATATCAGATTCTGATGGCAAAAACATCATTCCTTCATAGAGACTCGTGTTTCTTCAGTGCTTCTGCATCGGAGGACATTATAAGACGAACTACTGCTTCCTACTTTTCTCTGTTTGATAAATGGCTTGTCTCTTTGCTAGCTTCAGTCGTAATTGCTCTTCGTCCTCGTGTGATACTTCCAGATGTATGGATGTTATTAAAGATTTTCACTGTGGCAGTTATTACTGGACTTGAAGCAGCAGCTCAAGCATTGGGATCCATGGTTAACAAATGGCCAACAGCATTGGACACTGATATTGTTGGTGCATGTACACTTGAAGATGCATTGGACTTCATATTGAAAATTGTCTGTGACAGCAGCCGTTGGAATAATCAGTCAGTAAAATGTGTAAGTTTGGCTAACATTCAAAAGAATATTACGCATATCAACATTGATGGAGGATGTTTTGTTGACACTCATGCTGTAGTTGGGATTGCATGGATCACAAAAGGTTTGGTGATGCGAGGTCATGAGAAGGTCAAAAACATGGCAACGTTTCTGTTGGAATGTTTGTTATCAAGTGGAAGAGTCAAACATTTGACAGTACAGATAGACAATGGCAGCTTTAAGGATAAATCAGTAGAAAGCTTCGAGGATAAATCATTTGAAGCCTCCATCAGTGCTGCCGATGCTTTTCAGTTAATTTCTTCTGATTCTGAAGTTTCTCTAAACAAAATCTTCCATGCATCTATTCGTCCGCTATATAAGCAACGCTTCTACGCAAGCATGATGCCTTTGATAAGCCATAACATTGCAGAATCTGATTTTTCTGTAACCAG GTCACTTTTGTACCGTGCTCTTGGACATATTATCTGTAATGCACCTCTTGTGGCAGTTCTGTCAGAATCCAAGAAG ATAGTCCCATTGCTGCTGGACGGTTTAAGCACATTGAGTGAAGAACAGCTAAATAAAAATCTCATCTACAgtcttttgcttgttttgtcTGGGATTTTAGTGGATGAGATTG GAAAGGAAGCTGTTTTGGATAACATGGCTTCTATCATTAATAACCTTGTTCAACTAGTTTCGTTCCCTCACATGATG GTTGTCCGTGAGACTGCAATACAATGTCTTATTGCTATAAGTGGACTACCTCAAGTACAAATTTTTCCTTATGGTAGACAg GTGTTGAAAGCTATTAGAAGGGCTCTTGATGATCAAAAGCGATCAGTTCGCCAAGAAGCAGTCCGCTGTCACCATGCATG GGCATCAATCACATCAAAAGTTGTCTAA